The following are from one region of the Actinoplanes sp. L3-i22 genome:
- a CDS encoding ATP-binding protein — protein MEDEERKALSALRFDWAPVPDDLWRPQPFHVEGLHVPVLREVVAGIGEAAASPAGSPIGLVIQGQGGSGKTHLLGSVRQEVHERGGYFFLVSMLNAKTFWESVLEAILDGLSRPVPGSRQSQLGLLLRSLSAMVAVPRAARRAVMGETELTRGALDEFIKGLAQHDRQVARSSQETARALALSASMDIGHQYIAETYFSSGEETETGERDAWGLRRAARPAQQIVQDLSRLLALTGPSVIAIDQIDTLVASLDIEADPAGRSAGLRPEDARMLAVLADGLMSLRELTRRTLTVITCLPGTWKNLTGVAVATVSDRFRQTAPLKRIRDRALAQKIIEKRFVTRFAEIGFQPLFDSWPVLPEAFAHAGPFTPRELLIRIDNHIRTCIATDRVDLLATIGDPAPTGPRPEPSAPPPVAVSAGEMARFDERFAELKLAADDITPLEYGSEDDAVPGLLAAGLTAWILERGEAGTGFSVDPPPGARPALHARLRLTLNPDTDDQVHWSFRAVSADHHFNGALSRLKKATIAAAAETTTGKRNLYMLRNAEWSQGGTTRDELTKVTATLELDPEDLSILSALQVMLGEAPREMHGWLIERRPTRNLKFLEEALADVDRWVPGEHTAHEDDMPSLTIGYDHGDGTPVTIPVEALRKHAAIFAGSGSGKTVLIRRIVEECALYGVSAIVLDPNNDLARLGDSWPEPPTEWRAGDREKAAYYLANTDVVVWTPRRSAGRPLSLQPLPDFPSVLDDQDEFHEAVEAAVAALVPRALVAGRAAKAHTGRAVLRKAIEHYGRRGGTRLQGLIDTLADLPDGTIDIDGADKIAAGLAQTLTAEMVNDPLFGGDGTPLDPGVLLTPAAGKRARVSVISMVGLPSDAVRQTFVNQLQMALFSWIKQHPAGDRPLLGLLVMDEAQTLAPVSPMTACTQSTLILAAQARKYGLGLLFATQAPKSLHNRIPGNCTTQLYGLLNSPVQIEAVREMAKAKGGDVPDISRLGAGEFYLAAEGTAPRKIKTPLSLTHHPRSPLTTEEVLTRARKD, from the coding sequence ATGGAGGACGAGGAACGCAAGGCGCTCTCCGCGCTGCGCTTCGACTGGGCGCCGGTGCCCGATGACCTGTGGCGGCCGCAGCCCTTTCACGTCGAAGGCCTGCACGTTCCCGTCCTGCGTGAAGTGGTGGCCGGTATCGGCGAGGCGGCGGCCAGCCCGGCCGGTAGCCCCATCGGCCTGGTGATCCAGGGACAGGGTGGATCCGGCAAGACCCACCTGCTCGGCTCGGTGCGGCAGGAGGTGCACGAGCGGGGCGGCTATTTCTTCCTGGTGAGCATGCTCAACGCGAAGACGTTCTGGGAGAGCGTGCTGGAGGCGATTCTGGACGGCCTCTCCCGGCCGGTGCCGGGCAGCCGCCAGAGCCAGCTCGGCCTGCTCCTGCGCAGCCTGTCGGCGATGGTGGCGGTGCCCCGCGCGGCGCGGCGGGCCGTCATGGGGGAGACGGAGCTGACCCGCGGCGCACTCGACGAATTCATCAAAGGCCTTGCCCAGCACGACCGGCAGGTGGCACGCAGCAGTCAAGAGACCGCGCGGGCGCTGGCCCTGAGCGCCTCGATGGATATCGGTCATCAGTACATCGCGGAGACCTACTTCTCCTCGGGTGAGGAAACCGAAACCGGCGAACGCGACGCCTGGGGACTACGCCGAGCCGCACGCCCGGCGCAGCAGATCGTGCAGGACCTCTCCCGATTGCTGGCGCTGACCGGACCATCGGTCATCGCCATCGACCAGATTGACACGCTGGTCGCATCGCTGGACATCGAGGCCGATCCGGCTGGTAGGTCCGCGGGCCTACGGCCGGAAGACGCTCGGATGCTTGCTGTGCTCGCCGACGGGCTCATGTCCCTTCGGGAGCTGACCCGCCGCACGCTCACCGTGATCACCTGTCTGCCCGGCACCTGGAAGAACCTTACCGGCGTCGCTGTCGCCACCGTGTCCGACCGGTTCCGTCAGACTGCTCCGCTCAAGCGGATCAGGGACAGGGCGCTCGCTCAGAAGATCATCGAGAAGCGGTTCGTCACCCGATTCGCCGAGATTGGATTCCAGCCGCTGTTCGACTCGTGGCCGGTCCTGCCAGAGGCGTTCGCCCATGCCGGGCCGTTCACTCCCCGTGAGTTGCTGATCAGGATCGACAATCACATTCGCACCTGTATCGCCACCGACCGCGTCGATCTGCTGGCGACCATCGGTGACCCGGCGCCGACCGGTCCACGGCCAGAGCCCTCGGCACCGCCTCCGGTCGCCGTCTCCGCCGGCGAGATGGCGCGGTTCGACGAACGGTTCGCCGAGCTCAAGCTGGCCGCGGACGACATCACCCCGCTCGAATACGGCTCCGAGGACGACGCGGTGCCCGGTCTGCTCGCCGCCGGGCTGACGGCCTGGATCTTGGAACGTGGCGAGGCCGGTACTGGGTTCAGTGTGGACCCGCCACCGGGCGCTCGCCCGGCACTGCACGCGCGGCTGCGGCTGACTCTCAACCCGGATACCGATGACCAGGTCCACTGGTCTTTCCGCGCGGTGAGCGCTGACCACCATTTCAACGGTGCGCTCTCTCGGCTGAAGAAGGCGACGATCGCCGCGGCTGCCGAGACCACGACCGGCAAACGCAACCTCTACATGCTCCGCAACGCGGAGTGGTCACAGGGCGGGACCACGCGCGACGAGCTCACGAAGGTGACCGCGACGCTCGAACTCGACCCTGAGGACCTGAGCATCCTGTCCGCCCTTCAGGTCATGCTCGGTGAGGCCCCGCGGGAAATGCACGGCTGGCTCATCGAAAGACGGCCGACGCGCAACCTGAAATTCCTGGAGGAGGCGCTCGCCGACGTCGACAGATGGGTGCCCGGCGAGCACACCGCCCACGAGGACGACATGCCAAGCCTGACAATCGGCTACGACCACGGGGACGGCACTCCGGTGACCATCCCGGTCGAGGCGTTGCGCAAGCACGCCGCGATCTTTGCCGGCTCGGGGTCCGGAAAAACCGTCCTCATCAGGCGCATCGTCGAGGAGTGCGCCCTGTACGGGGTGTCCGCGATCGTGCTCGACCCCAACAACGACCTGGCTCGGCTCGGCGACAGCTGGCCCGAGCCGCCGACAGAATGGCGGGCCGGGGACCGGGAAAAGGCCGCTTACTACCTCGCGAATACCGATGTCGTGGTCTGGACGCCGCGGCGGTCGGCGGGCCGGCCGCTGAGCCTTCAGCCGCTGCCGGACTTTCCGAGTGTCCTCGATGACCAGGACGAGTTCCACGAGGCGGTGGAGGCGGCGGTCGCGGCACTCGTGCCACGGGCGCTGGTCGCGGGCCGGGCTGCCAAGGCACACACCGGGCGCGCCGTGCTGCGCAAGGCCATCGAGCACTACGGCAGACGGGGAGGCACCCGCCTACAAGGTCTCATCGACACCCTGGCCGATCTTCCCGACGGCACCATCGACATAGACGGCGCCGACAAGATCGCCGCAGGCCTGGCGCAGACGCTGACCGCTGAGATGGTGAACGATCCGCTCTTCGGAGGCGATGGCACCCCTCTGGATCCCGGGGTGTTGCTGACTCCGGCCGCCGGCAAACGGGCTCGTGTCTCGGTGATCAGCATGGTGGGCCTGCCGTCGGATGCTGTTCGCCAGACATTCGTGAACCAGTTGCAGATGGCGCTGTTCTCCTGGATCAAGCAACACCCCGCCGGTGACCGGCCGCTGCTCGGCCTGCTCGTCATGGACGAGGCCCAGACCCTGGCACCGGTCAGCCCGATGACCGCATGCACGCAGAGTACGCTGATCCTGGCCGCCCAGGCGCGCAAGTACGGCCTGGGACTGCTCTTCGCGACCCAGGCCCCGAAGAGCCTGCACAATCGGATCCCGG